CGGAGATCTCAATCAGAGGAAGCAGACCTTACAAATAGGAGCAAAGCAAAGATATTACAAATCAAAGCTACTGTCATCACATAAGCAAGAATTCTGTCTAGAACATGCGAAGCCAATTGGTACTTGTCGCAAGGAAATAGCAGGTGCACCTGTCCTCCCAGTTTACTTGAATAGATTTGGGGTTTCAAACTTCTGCTGATATATAATAAACACGAATTAATAGCCAAAGACAGGATTCAGGGCGATCGACGTCTTTTCCTGTTCCTGTTCCTGTTCATTCCTTTTAGACTGTCGTAGCTTTCAATCTCTGCCGAGTAGCGAACTGATTTGGCAGCACCATGCACACCTTCCTGAGACATCTGCTGGCAGCCTATAACGGTCAGGGACTCCAACTTCTGTGAACGTGCCAGCTCAGCCATTCCACGATCTGTCACGTTCTCACATCTGCGGAGGATGAGACTACTCATGCAAGGAGCTTGAATAATGTGACTAATACCAGCATCAGTTACAGACATGCAATCCATGAGCGCAAGTGTCTTCAGGAACTGTGCGGATGAGAGGCCCTCCATCCCCTCGTCATACAAAATGCTGGCACCATTTAGCAAAAGAGCACGAATTGGACAAGATTGGACGAGCGCCACAATGCCCTATTTCAGTAGGCCAATCGGGTTCGCAGAATGTGAAGGTGAGCTCAACAGCCTGAAGCATAGGGCAACTGAGAGCTAGAGCCTTAAGGCTAACATCAGTCAATGGCGTCCTATACTCATAACCTTCACAATGCAGAGGCATGAGCCGAAGTGAGATTGTTTTAAGGTTGTTGCACCTCTGAAATAGTGCAATCATCTCATTCTCTTTTAGACCAATAACATACTCCAGGTAAAGTGTCTCCAATGCTTTGCACTTCCCCAGGAGAAAACGAAGCCCAATTTCTGGCTCTGTTATAATATGAGCCAACCTAAGATCCTTCAAATTATCACAGCAGATGTCATAGCTGTATGGGTAGCCAGACACAAAGGAGGGATCACTGGCCCCTGTAATTCAGTAATTTCCATTAATCTCGAACTCAAACTTTTGGAGATTCGACCATCCTGGGCCAAACTTTAAAAGGTCATACTGGCTGATTCCATCGCAATCCTTAACAACAAGTTCCCCCAGTGATCCATACCTCCCAAGGTACTCCAGCCACTCCCTGGTGTCTACTGCCGTACAGTCAACAAGGTGGAGAACCGAAAGATACCAGCAACCAACCGCCACCCGGAAAATCCCAGTAGAAGTGACTGCTGATGCATGGTCCAGCCTGAGCGACCTCAATTTTTTGCAATCAGCTAGATAACCAAGACCAGAGTCACCAATGTATGAGCAGAAGCTTAAAGCAAGATCGGACAGGAAGGGGCAGTGAGAAGATAGAACACGGAGGCCTTGGTTGTTCAACTGGTCCCCGTTGCTGGGCTTCCATCCAGAATAGTTGATCTCTACTTTTGCCAAATTGAGGAACCGGGAGAACAGCGATACCATGGCTTCTGTAGAAGGGTCGAGTCCACAGCCAACGCGGATAGCATCCCTGTGCTCCGCCTCAACGGTACAGAGCTGCTTCGACACGAGGGAAAGAGAATTAAGATCACTTGTCTTGGTAATCCTCTTGACGATCTCTGCAAGCAGTGGCTCTGGGAGATCCTCCATTGAGTATCTCAGCTGCACAACTTGGGCAGCCTCAAGGTTCGGCAGGCGCTGAAGTAAAGATTCATTATGAGAATGGAACACAGCAAGATAACCAAATGACAGCTGTAAGAGCTACTGTAAAAGGAAACATCAGTGAAAAATTGAACTttcaatactactccctccgttcctaaatgtaagtctttttagatatttcactacaaactacatacgaatgtatatagacatattatagaatgtagattcactcattttgctccgtatgtagtccatagtgaaatctctaaaaagacttacatttaggaaccgagggagtagttTGAAAGATTCATGCGCTTATCTTGACAGTGAATGGTAACCAACTGCAGGCTAATATTTGCATCCAAATCATGGAACAAAAGATACTACAAGGAAAAATTAATCAAACGACCTAACGTGTGAAATTGCTGCTGGGTGGGGGGTGGGGGAAGGGGATAGTCTAAAAAGTAAAAACACACCAATTAGAAGAGCAAGTCCACGAGATAATCAAACATCCACCTGCTGAACTGAACACATGTCTGGAAGGATCGAACCATAGCGATTTCTAGACACTCCAGGGCAGGTTTTAATTATACTGAAAAAAAGGGTTATTTCCTCTAGAATTTCACAGATATACTGAAAAAAAGGTTTTAATTATACTAAAAAAGGGTTATCTGAACCAATCAGATGAAGTTAGCCCATACGCGGTGGGCTAACTGCATCGGCAGAGCCAAGTACGCGGTGGAAGAACGGATCGCACGCAGACATCGCGGCACGGGATGAACAGAGCTCAGGTGGAATAACCGGCATCGCCTCGGCTGGCTCAACCAATGTTGCTCGAGCAGGGGAGGGACTGGACCCATATCCGTACCTCGGAGGAGCCGACGAACCAGGAACGGCGGCGCCAGCCGGAACGGGGAAAGCTGGGCGGGAACGGCGGTGAGCAAGGGGGGCGGATTGAGCGGCGAGGTCGACGGCAAACCCTCGCGGCGAGAGCGTCGGCTGGCTTGGCGAGCTCGGAtggatttgttttcttttttggcTCAGATTAGGTACGCAGCAGCAACTAAGGTGGCTTGGGCTTCGGCCGGACTTGATGATGCGGCCCATATTCGACCCCAACTAACTGAATCTCGTACTAAACAAAATTAATTTTGGTCTAAAAAAACCAAACCGACTCTAATGAACAAGGAAAAAAAAGCATCGCACTTAGTACGTGTGATCGGAATGTGTGCCTAAGTGAATTCGTTGTTGCCTTAATTTAACATTTAAGAAACAACAAAGCAAGTAGAAGAATCGGCATCGCCTCGATCGGCTGGCTCAACCAATGTTGCTCGAGAAGGGAAAGTAATAGACCCAAATCCGTACCTCGCAGGAGCTGACGAACCAGAAGAGGAGGCGCTGATCCAAAGGGGAGAGCTGAGTGGCAACGACGGTGCTAAAGATTGGAAGGAATGGCTGAGAAACCTCCGCGTCGAGGTCGAGTGGTCGACAACAAAACCCCCACCTTCCTCATGACATGAgtaatactacctccgtccgggtttttaGGTCCCCTTGGTGCCGCACGCTCGTACCACATTTACAGGGCCGCTCCCTCGGGCGCCATGCAAAAAGTGAAGGCGCTGCGTCTTTCCAAAGCGCAATCAATTCAAAGCTGCTGGCGTATAGCTTGCATGCAGATGGGCTATTACTAATACTACTCCACCCCGCAATACTAGTACTCCACCCCGCAGAAGCACGAACAGACGCGAGCGCGACCAGCACGCCGCGGCCACCCACGCGACAGCTTGCGAGCATGCCGCCGCGACCGAAGACGGAGAAAACGGggcttcgccgccgccggcgagaggATGCGCTGCATCACGTCGTCCATACTGCGGCGGAGGTAGGCGTGGACGACGTGGCGCTGGCGCAGCACGCCGTCGAGGTCGATCCTAACGCGGAGACCCAGGCGGGGCGGGGCTTGGATGCGCCGCCGCCCGACCTCGTCGTTGGTGGGCACGCAGAGCTCGGCGTCGACGATGGGGCGCTCGTCGAGCATGGCGTCGAGGTCGATCCTGACGCGGAGACCCAGACGAAGCTCGGCTTGGAGGTGCCAGCGCACGCAGAGCTCGTCGTTGGTGATGCGACTCGGGGTACTCAGGTAAGTGTTCATGGTTTATTTATGCTTGTCATGTTGATGCATGCTAGCCCAGAACGCACCGCCGTCGTGCGCGCCGAGAGCACCTCCGTCATGCGCGCCGAAAACTTCATGCCCGGTGAAGCCACTCCCGCCGAGCCATCCAACAGCTTGTGTACGACCGGCAAGACCGAGCCGCCCATGAGTGCGTCCTCCGCTTGAGCTTGATGGGAGCGATCCGCGGCTCGGGTCAAAAGCTCCTCGCCGGCGTCCTGCTAGACCTAGCGGAGGAAGGCCGACGACGCGAGCTCCAACTTGTGGTCCTCCGGCGCCCACTCCGCCGCCGGCAGTCCCATCGTGCCCACGTCCAAACGCCtccccttcgccgccgccgtcctctaaGTCTACTGGAGGTAGGTTTAGATCAAAAAACGCCATGGAGTTCTGGAAGAAGGACGAGAACGAATGAGTACGATTAAGCATGCATCATGTGTTGTTCTTATAAGGAGAATTTGAAGCTGTGTCGATGGCCGTGGCGCCATTTTTTCTCTGGCCGAGCTTTGATCGATCCGTGGCATCGTGAATTGACCAATGGATGGTTGATCGATCCGTGGCATGATGAATTGTCCAATGGATGCTAGCGAGGGAGCAAGCTGATTGGGTCACGACGCCCACGCCGGATCATGCAAGCGAGAGTACTGCATGCACGCGTGCAAGGAAAAAGCGAAGCGTTGCATGCATGCAGTAATAACTGCGCGAAGCTCGTTGGCCGTCGCTCTGCCACAATATCTGCTGCTGCTGCAGCAGATCCTGCCTTGGTCAGTGCGTTCCGGTCGGGGGGACTTAAAAACCCGAACGGAGGTAGTATgccgcagcagcaacaacaacaaagtTGGCTTGAGCTTAGCCCGACTTGATGATGAGGCCCATATTCCACTGGGGAGTTAGTGATCGGAATGTGTGCTAGTAAATCAATCTGTTGGGAGCGTTTATCTCGCATGTAACGAAATAGATTCCctcaaaaaaatctaacaaaatagaTGGACGACTAGCCTCAGGTGACACTATTGCGGGTCGGACCATTTcgttttttttcatttattttacccttttatatttttgaaatattctaaatatatatacATACTATAAAAATTCATTTACTTAGTTCTTTTAAATCACCGCACATTAAAATAAAATCATGCAATTTAAAAACTTTACATACCATAGAAACAAAAAAAAATGTCATTGAAAAAATTTCACACGTTTAAAAGTTTGTTCATAAAAACAATAAAATGTTAATGAAAATGTTTTAAGAATAgcataatatttaaaaatacataCCAATCAAAAATGTGTTCATGACATTAAAAAAATGTTGGCAGGCTTAAAAATGTGTTTCATGAAATAAACAAAAtcgaaattttagaaaatgttcataacATATAAAAATGTTTCTTCCATTTAAGAAAGAAATGTTCTAACACTTTACAAATTTTTGAACGTTTCAAAGATTGTTCATGAAATCTTTGAAAATTGTTCAATGGATGTTCCAAAATGATATGGGTGTTCCAAAATGATCACTTTGTAGTGTTCATGACATTCAAAGAATGTTGGCACGTATAAAAATGTGTTTGACAAAATTTTAAAAAACATTAAATGAAAAAAAAttcgcatttttataaaaatgtccaTAACATATAAAAATATTCCTTCCATTTAAGAAAGAAATGTTCTAACACTTAACAAATGTTTGCAtgcttaaaaaattgttcatgaaattGTTGAAAATTGTTCAACGGGTGTTTCAAAATGATCACTTTGTACCCAAAAAAACaccatttattttaaaaaaatgttgaatgtgCATTTTATAAATGTTTAACACGTATCCGGATAAATATTCAACATGTATCTAAAAAATGTCCAATATGTATCTAAAAAATGTTCAACCTAtacaaaaatgttcaacatgtattcaaTATAAAAAGTCGGCATGTATTTAAGAAAAAAAACATTCACACGTTTTAGTATACCTTTCTCTTCGACGTCATTCACACGTAGCCGCGGCTGACTAGTTCTGTGTAACTCCTGATGTGTCAGGTTCAGAGTTAACTGACCATCTCACACATGTTCGCTAGCGATTTTTGGACAGGAAAACTGTGACTCTAGCTAGGGGTTTTATGGCTTTCAGATACGCATAAGAGGGCCAGCCAGAACATTGCCGCTAGGGTTTTAACCCGGTACAAGACCGGTTGCATCTAGCAACCTGAAGTCTTGGCTCTTGTAGCCATTACATCACTAATTAATAAAGCAGAAAGCTGGCTGTAAAGGAAATTCAAATAGCGACCCGCTGAGTAGTTTCAGCCATCCGATGACAGATCGGTGTCAACAGCATCATCGTCTTGGCTGAGATGCAACAATGTATATGTTTTCTCTGCCATTTTACATAGATCTTTGCCTTCTTTAGTGTAACGACAGAATATTACCATGAATGTTTCAGTGTAGTAAAAGGGCATTTGTTTCATGCGCGCACATGTGTTGAGTTGATAAGTTCAGAAAATTCCTATCTGTAGCATAAACTGCTTTAAAACAACGGTTAGCAGATCTCACCTCCAGGTTTAATGTGCTCAGTTACGCCTGAACATTAAATATTGCACAAGCAGCCAAAAGAACCTGATAATTCTTTTGAAATTTAGAACACCGAGAATATAAAAATAGAAGGGAACCATGTTTGGAGATCTCAAACAGATGAAGGACACCTTTCAGATAGCTACAATAAAAGGATTAATGGAAAACTCTTCCTCGGTGGATGTGATGAACAATGCATCATACCAGGATTGAGCCGAGGTGTACAAAGAAAAACAATATGATATGCTCAGGCGAGTGCCCCAACTGCCCACTGATTAGTGATTACTGTCAGCAAGAGTCACTACAATGTACTCACATAGATCATACGCACTATTGCTACGGCAGGAATCGCACATCAGGCGCTGCACATGGAGAATAAATGGAGAAGGTGCCGCACAACGAACACACGAAAGACCAGAACCGGCACAAACGACTATCAAGCCATAATACACACGAATTCTGGCAAAATTCTAAAACGAATCTCACACTGCCAAAACAAGTCTAGAACATCTGAAGCCAATTGGAACTTGCCAGAAGGAAATGGCAGGTGCAACTGTCCTCCGAGTTACTTTCATACTGTTGTGGTTTCGAAGTTCTGCGAACATATAGCAACACAAATTAACAGCCAATGACTGAATTCAGGGCGACTGACGTATTTTCCTGTACACATTCATTCCTTTTAGGCTGTCATGGCTTTCAGTCTCCGATGAGTAGCACACTGATTTGGCCGCACCCTGCACACCCTCCTGAGAGATCCAGCGGCAACCTATAACGGTCAGTGACTCCAACTTCTGTGAATGTGCCAATGCAGCCAACCCATCATCTGTCACACTACCACATTTCCGGAGTGTGAGGTGACTCAAACAAGGAGCCTGAGCAATGAGGTACATACCAGTATCAGTTATAGAGCAGCAATCCACGAGCTCGAGCTTCTCCAGGAACTGTGTGGATGACAGGCCCTTCATGCCCTCGTCATCAAATATGCTGGCACCATTTAGCACAAGAGCACGAATCGGACATGATTGGATAAGCGTCACAATACCCTTCTGTGTGAAGCCTATTTCAGTAGGATAACAGGGTTCACAAAATGTGAAAGTGAGCTCAACAACCTGAAGCATAGGGCAGCTTAGAGCTAGGACCTCTAGGCTGTCATCAGTCAATGCCGTCCTAAACCAATGATCTTCACAGCGCAGAGGCATGAGCCGAAGTGAGATGGTTTTAAGGTTGCAGCACCTCTGGAATAGTGCAATCATCTCATCCTCATTTAGACCAATAACATACTCCAGGTAAAGTGTCTCCAATGCTTTGCACTTCCCTAGGAGAAAACGGAGTCCAATTTCCGGCTTAGTTACAATATGAGCCAACCTAAGATCCTTCAAATTATCACAACAAATGTCATAGCTATATGGGTAGCCAACCACGTATGAGGGGTCAGGGCGCTCACTCAGCCAGTAAGTTCCATTAATCTCAAAGTCAAACCTTTGGAGCTTCCTCCATCCTGGACCAAATTTTAGGAGGTCATACTGACTGATTCCATCACAATCCTTTAGAACGAGTTCCCTTAATGATCCATATCTCCCAAGATACTCCAGCCACTCCACGCTCTCTATTGCTATACAGTCAACAAGGTGGAGAACAGAGAGATAGCAGCAACTAACGGCCACCCGGAAAATCCCAGTAGAAGTTATTGCTGGTGCAAAGCTCAGCCTGAGGGACCTCAACTTTTTGCAGTAAGCTAGATAACTAAGACCAGCATCATCAATGTGTGCACAGAAGCTTAAGGTGACATCAGACAGCAAGGGGCAATGATGCGATAGAACAAGGATGCCTTGGTTGTTCACCTGGTCCCCATGACTGGGTGTCCAACCAGAGTAACTGATCTCCACTTTCCACAAATTGGAGAACCGGGAGAACAGTGATGTCAAGGCTTCTGTTGTAGGGTCAACGCCACAGCCAACACGGATAGCATCCCTATGCTCCGCCTCGACGGCACAGAGCCGCTTTGACACGAGGCAAAGAGAATTGAGATCACTCGACACGGTAATCCTGTTGATGATATCTGCAAGCAGTGGCTCCGGGAGATCCTCCATCAGCTGCACAACTTGGGCAAACTCAAAGCTCGGCAGGTGCTGGACTAAAAAAATTTATGATCAGGGTGGAACATACAAGATAAGCAGATAACATCTGTAACAAAATAATATAGAAGGAAACAGTGATGAAACTTTGAAGTTTTTCTTATACGCGTCGAAAGTTTTATGTGCTTATCTTCACAAATAACAATACACGGTAAATCAATGCAGCAGCATCCAACTTGCATCCATTCCATGGAAACAAGAAGTGATATAAGGAATATTAAATTTAACTAACGACCTGATTATATAAATTTCTGTTGGATGGGGTGATAATGTACAAATATACCAATTACTAGAATTGAACAACGAACCCACATGGCATCTGAACATTCCCCTGCCGAGCTGAACTCGTATATGGAAATACAAACCAACAAATCAGACGAAAATAGCAATTTCTGCACACTCCAGAGCAGGTGTTACTGCCTAAACCAAGCTATTTCCTCTAGCATTTCACAGAGCTTCCAGATCCACACACAACAGCGGCCTAGTTCCCTTAACAGGGCCAAGCGGGACAACGAAGTCGACCTAGGCAGTACGTGATGGAAGTAACAGAGCA
Above is a window of Triticum aestivum cultivar Chinese Spring chromosome 6B, IWGSC CS RefSeq v2.1, whole genome shotgun sequence DNA encoding:
- the LOC123139197 gene encoding F-box/LRR-repeat protein 14, which gives rise to MEDLPEPLLADIINRITVSSDLNSLCLVSKRLCAVEAEHRDAIRVGCGVDPTTEALTSLFSRFSNLWKVEISYSGWTPSHGDQVNNQGILVLSHHCPLLSDVTLSFCAHIDDAGLSYLAYCKKLRSLRLSFAPAITSTGIFRVAVSCCYLSVLHLVDCIAIESVEWLEYLGRYGSLRELVLKDCDGISQYDLLKFGPGWRKLQRFDFEINGTYWLSERPDPSYVVGYPYSYDICCDNLKDLRLAHIVTKPEIGLRFLLGKCKALETLYLEYVIGLNEDEMIALFQRCCNLKTISLRLMPLRCEDHWFRTALTDDSLEVLALSCPMLQVVELTFTFCEPCYPTEIGFTQKGIVTLIQSCPIRALVLNGASIFDDEGMKGLSSTQFLEKLELVDCCSITDTGMYLIAQAPCLSHLTLRKCGSVTDDGLAALAHSQKLESLTVIGCRWISQEGVQGAAKSVCYSSETESHDSLKGMNVYRKIRQSP